One Phyllostomus discolor isolate MPI-MPIP mPhyDis1 chromosome 10, mPhyDis1.pri.v3, whole genome shotgun sequence genomic window carries:
- the LOC114508202 gene encoding GTPase IMAP family member 7-like produces the protein MAGLQDNTLRIVLVGKTGCGKSATANTILGKIAFDSKIASGSVTEKCQKEERAWKGRKLLVVDTPGLFDTEKALSTTCREVSQCVLYSCPGPHAIILVVPLGRFTKEEQKTVELVKAIFGKPAMKHMIVLFTRKEELEGQELSSFLEYADERLKTIMRESGNRCCAFNNRSADEAEKEAQVQELVGLIEAMVQENGGAHFSDSIYKYTEKTWKRVEEALNKIAARRAAKEKKVKEEYDRGEISKQKMEEQMASIKEQYEHKMKTVREEGEGNIFKGIFKRISGMLSSIRHRFWD, from the coding sequence ATGGCCGGCcttcaggacaacactctaaggATCGTTCTGGTGGGAAAAACTGGATGTGGGAAAAGTGCGACAGCAAACACCATCCTTGGGAAAATAGCATTTGATTCTAAAATTGCTTCTGGGTCTGTTACCGAGAAATGTCAGAAAGAAGAGAGGGCCTGGAAGGGGAGGAAGCTTCTTGTTGTAGACACCCCCGGGCTCTTTGACACTGAGAAGGCACTATCGACCACCTGTAGGGAAGTCAGCCAGTGTGTTCTCTACTCCTGCCCCGGGCCTCACGCCATCATCCTGGTTGTACCTCTGGGCCGCTTCACAAAGGAGGAACAAAAAACGGTAGAATTGGTCAAGGCCATCTTTGGGAAGCCAGCCATGAAGCACATGATCGTCTTGTTCACTCGGAAAGAAGAATTGGAAGGTCAGGAGCTGAGTAGCTTTTTAGAATATGCAGATGAACGCCTAAAAACCATCATGAGGGAGAGTGGGAATCGCTGCTGTGCCTTCAACAACAGAAGTGCAGATGAGGCTGAGAAGGAAGCTCAAGTGCAGGAGCTGGTGGGGCTGATCGAGGCAATGGTGCAGGAGAATGGAGGGGCTCACTTTTCTGATTCCATCTACAAGTACACAGAGAAAACATGGAAACGTGTGGAAGAGGCACTGAACAAAATTGCTGCTCGACGAGCAGCtaaggaaaaaaaggtaaaagaggaATATGATCGAGGAGAGATATCAAAGCAAAAAATGGAGGAACAAATGGCATCCATAAAAGAGCAATATGAAcacaaaatgaaaactgtaagggaagaaggtgaaggaaatatatttaaaggtaTTTTCAAAAGGATTTCAGGTATGCTTTCAAGTATACGGCATAGGTTCTGGGACtga